A single Candidatus Acidulodesulfobacterium acidiphilum DNA region contains:
- a CDS encoding DUF3365 domain-containing protein, with amino-acid sequence MFKNASLKTKFAVIMIIIGFGANLLVAAVSFYYIQKFKKNELTHEAAMVLYAEKSTRDYTSNELRPAVMKATPKFVMQAESATFVALGVAKLIKKFLPHYIYSEPTLNPLNLNNKANPFQQKIIQKFKNNPDIKSLSGYHIFNGRSYFYVMKPVVAKNGCMICHGNPENKSPITQAIVKKYGGTHGWHWKPGQIVGSLSVLVPTKYMDKVAFRSSLIIVLAIFILPFLAFIVALFFINKAIIKPIHEMTKLAEDISMGKSNENFEVKGNDEIGLLAKSFNRLKASYLKALQMLANKNKDK; translated from the coding sequence ATGTTCAAAAATGCGTCTTTAAAAACGAAATTTGCGGTAATTATGATAATTATCGGTTTCGGCGCTAACCTTTTAGTTGCCGCCGTTTCTTTTTATTATATTCAAAAATTCAAAAAAAACGAACTCACGCATGAAGCGGCTATGGTTCTGTATGCCGAAAAATCGACAAGAGATTATACTTCTAACGAATTAAGGCCTGCCGTCATGAAAGCCACCCCCAAATTTGTTATGCAGGCCGAATCTGCTACATTTGTAGCGCTTGGCGTTGCAAAACTTATTAAAAAATTTCTTCCTCATTACATATATTCCGAACCTACTTTAAACCCGTTAAATTTAAACAATAAAGCAAACCCGTTTCAACAAAAAATTATACAAAAATTTAAAAACAATCCCGATATTAAATCATTAAGCGGCTATCATATTTTTAACGGACGTTCATATTTTTACGTTATGAAACCTGTAGTCGCAAAAAATGGATGCATGATCTGTCACGGCAATCCCGAAAACAAATCCCCTATTACCCAAGCTATTGTTAAAAAATACGGCGGTACGCACGGCTGGCATTGGAAACCGGGGCAAATCGTCGGTTCGTTAAGCGTATTAGTTCCTACAAAATATATGGATAAAGTAGCTTTTAGAAGTTCTTTGATAATAGTATTGGCAATATTTATTCTTCCATTCTTGGCATTCATCGTAGCGCTGTTTTTTATCAATAAAGCTATAATTAAACCTATTCATGAAATGACTAAATTAGCCGAGGATATTTCAATGGGAAAGTCTAACGAAAATTTTGAAGTAAAAGGGAACGACGAAATAGGTTTGCTGGCTAAATCGTTCAACAGGCTTAAAGCAAGCTATCTTAAAGCTCTGCAAATGCTTGCGAATAAAAATAAGGATAAATAA
- a CDS encoding guanylate kinase — MNNDKENIDFKNESLHGDGKPKGLIFAVSAPSGTGKTTLCSMLLKEFKDIKPSVSFTTRAKREGEIDGVSYHFISDTEFDKMIGSDKFIEWANVFGKKYGTAYKSVYNPDSLYDILLEIDVQGVEKLNKIYKNKKDTALKSNSLITIFIAPPSYEKLKERLKKRGGLNDDELNKRLSTAYEEIKRSEFYDYIITNDDLKEAYTKLKSIVIAERCKNLNKFKA; from the coding sequence ATGAATAATGATAAGGAAAATATTGATTTTAAGAATGAATCGCTTCACGGCGACGGGAAGCCTAAGGGTTTAATTTTTGCAGTGTCCGCTCCTTCCGGCACCGGAAAAACTACTTTATGCAGTATGCTTTTGAAAGAATTTAAAGATATAAAGCCGAGTGTTTCCTTTACCACCAGGGCGAAAAGAGAGGGCGAGATAGACGGCGTCAGCTATCATTTTATAAGCGATACCGAATTCGATAAGATGATAGGGTCGGATAAATTTATAGAATGGGCAAATGTTTTCGGCAAAAAATACGGCACCGCATACAAATCGGTTTATAATCCGGATTCTTTATACGATATTTTATTGGAAATTGACGTTCAGGGCGTTGAAAAGCTAAATAAGATATATAAAAACAAAAAAGATACCGCTTTAAAAAGCAATAGTTTAATAACTATATTTATTGCTCCGCCTTCCTATGAAAAATTAAAGGAAAGATTAAAAAAAAGAGGCGGGTTAAACGACGACGAATTAAATAAAAGGCTATCTACTGCTTACGAAGAGATTAAGCGCAGTGAATTTTACGATTATATTATTACAAACGACGATTTAAAAGAGGCATATACAAAATTAAAATCTATCGTTATCGCCGAGAGATGTAAAAATTTAAATAAATTTAAAGCTTAA
- the rfaE1 gene encoding D-glycero-beta-D-manno-heptose-7-phosphate kinase, with protein sequence MPIPFSKNLIDIVKKFSQARILVVGDIMVDHFVYGTVNRISPEAPVPVVNVKSEKLMPGGAANVVSNVAKLGAKVYIAGVVGNDYNGDILKKLIGNVDSSYILTLKNFQTIIKTRVIAHNQQIVRFDREDNGKFNASVYRRLLEGIKNIADEIDAVIISDYGKGLIEKNFFSSLVNFLREKNKFIALDPKVENFKFYKNVSVLTPNLNETSGGSGIKIKDEKTLEKAGRAVMKKVKPDYLIITRGESGMSLYYNDERSPLHLKARAKEVYDVTGAGDTVISTLAVAKSVGACITDACYIANAAASIAVSQLGTYAVGVNELEELLLSDFRRNKEKTL encoded by the coding sequence ATGCCTATCCCGTTTTCAAAAAATTTGATAGATATAGTAAAAAAATTTAGTCAGGCCAGAATACTCGTCGTGGGAGATATTATGGTCGACCATTTTGTTTACGGAACCGTTAACAGAATATCTCCCGAAGCTCCGGTGCCGGTCGTTAACGTTAAGTCGGAAAAGCTTATGCCTGGCGGAGCCGCAAACGTTGTCAGCAACGTGGCTAAACTCGGCGCAAAAGTTTATATAGCCGGAGTAGTAGGAAACGATTATAACGGCGATATATTAAAAAAATTAATCGGCAATGTCGATAGTTCATATATTTTAACTTTAAAAAATTTTCAAACGATTATTAAAACCAGAGTAATTGCCCATAATCAGCAAATCGTGAGATTCGACAGGGAAGATAATGGAAAATTTAATGCTTCGGTTTACAGGAGGCTTCTTGAAGGAATCAAAAATATTGCCGATGAAATAGATGCGGTAATAATTTCAGATTACGGCAAAGGATTAATAGAAAAAAATTTTTTTTCAAGTTTAGTTAATTTTTTAAGAGAAAAGAATAAATTTATAGCTCTTGATCCGAAGGTTGAAAATTTCAAATTCTATAAAAATGTTTCAGTCTTAACTCCAAATTTAAATGAAACTTCAGGCGGTTCAGGCATTAAAATAAAAGACGAAAAAACGCTTGAAAAAGCAGGCAGGGCGGTTATGAAAAAAGTCAAACCGGATTACCTGATTATAACAAGGGGAGAGTCCGGCATGTCGCTTTATTATAACGACGAGAGGAGTCCTTTACATCTAAAAGCGCGCGCAAAAGAAGTTTATGACGTTACCGGTGCAGGAGATACGGTTATTTCGACGCTGGCTGTTGCAAAAAGCGTCGGAGCTTGTATTACCGATGCATGCTATATCGCAAACGCCGCGGCAAGCATTGCGGTTTCCCAGCTTGGAACATACGCGGTAGGCGTTAACGAGTTAGAGGAACTGTTACTTTCGGATTTTCGGCGAAATAAAGAAAAAACTTTATAA
- a CDS encoding DNA-directed RNA polymerase subunit omega yields the protein MARVTIEDCLRNVENRFTLVIIAAKRARQIMEGAEPKVVSKNKPIVVALREIAQGYVGVKQRK from the coding sequence ATGGCAAGAGTAACTATCGAAGATTGTTTAAGAAACGTGGAAAATAGATTTACGCTTGTAATAATAGCGGCAAAAAGGGCAAGACAGATTATGGAAGGAGCCGAACCGAAAGTCGTTTCAAAAAATAAGCCTATCGTCGTAGCGTTAAGGGAGATAGCGCAGGGATATGTCGGCGTTAAACAGCGGAAGTAA
- a CDS encoding DUF370 domain-containing protein has product MQKLINIGFGNVVLQNRVVAVVSPSSSPMKRLRETAKDGNNLVDATEGRKTRSVIITDSGHIILSALNTSTIIARLEGKEHQT; this is encoded by the coding sequence ATGCAAAAACTTATAAATATAGGGTTTGGAAACGTAGTTTTGCAGAACAGAGTCGTAGCAGTAGTTTCTCCTAGTTCTTCGCCGATGAAAAGACTTAGAGAAACGGCAAAGGATGGAAATAATTTAGTAGATGCTACCGAGGGAAGAAAAACCAGGTCTGTTATTATTACAGATTCGGGACATATCATACTTTCTGCGCTTAATACTTCAACGATTATTGCAAGATTAGAAGGGAAAGAGCATCAAACGTAA
- a CDS encoding DUF2892 domain-containing protein, giving the protein MKTNESGTDRIIRVIIGIVLIVVGALALKGAEVLGIILIIVGLIALITGITGFCALYTLLGINTCKNCQK; this is encoded by the coding sequence ATGAAAACGAATGAAAGCGGCACCGACAGGATAATAAGAGTTATTATAGGAATAGTTTTAATAGTCGTCGGCGCATTAGCGCTTAAGGGCGCAGAAGTATTGGGAATTATACTTATAATAGTCGGTTTAATAGCTTTAATTACTGGAATTACCGGATTTTGCGCATTATATACGCTGCTTGGAATAAACACGTGTAAAAATTGCCAAAAGTAA
- a CDS encoding site-specific DNA-methyltransferase, whose protein sequence is MSEQLKIQAPKGRPMFYWVGKKPIQTVKGFPAQLIEFHNPKNDIKPVDSPDYKELEKNWYNLLFEGDNEEVLATLLENGYRSKIDLIYIDPPYASNRDYLRKVKLKGFKGNEIEEDEAPLLQQIMYEDIWKRDEYFQWIYERLILMKELLSDSGSIYVHLDYRMVHYVKLIMDEIFGEENFRNEIIWNKGFRGTESKNIYQHAHDVILWYSKSKNYVWNDVWQPYRDTDMNRYNKIDEEGNKYAQIKRRKTDGTIYYGKTYPKTEGKRIDDVINHVAIMASTSGERTGFETQKPEDLLEIFIKASTNFDDLILDCFIGSGTTVRVAQKLGRRWIGCDINKGAIQLTAQGISKIIREQLEKDKNLKLIQDNKVKIYSSFANYKVNDYEFKQFQSEAKELAVKHLEIEKMGTDNFFEGKLGKRLVKIIDFNHPLNLIDLENIKDELKKRDNEERNITIVTYGQEINTYLWIEEWNKRMPVNKIEVVNLKTNKETGGFLIYEPPQADIEIKRINKNKAKIKINDFISPTVIKRFNLAKTLLDKDMPDFRSMIEYVAVDVNYNEKFFQTIYIDIPEKQKDLIKADYDIDIQNKKIKIAVKIVDVLGGELLVSKEI, encoded by the coding sequence ATGAGCGAACAGTTAAAAATACAAGCGCCAAAAGGCAGACCTATGTTTTATTGGGTAGGAAAAAAACCGATACAAACAGTTAAGGGATTTCCTGCACAATTAATTGAGTTTCACAATCCAAAAAATGATATAAAACCTGTTGACTCGCCAGACTATAAAGAATTAGAAAAAAATTGGTATAATCTTTTGTTCGAGGGAGACAACGAAGAAGTTTTAGCAACGCTTTTAGAAAACGGCTATCGTAGCAAAATAGACCTAATTTATATTGATCCTCCTTATGCAAGCAATAGAGATTATCTAAGAAAGGTTAAGTTAAAGGGATTTAAGGGCAATGAAATAGAAGAGGATGAAGCCCCGCTTTTGCAACAGATCATGTATGAAGATATTTGGAAAAGGGATGAGTATTTTCAATGGATATATGAACGATTAATACTCATGAAGGAGTTGTTATCTGATAGCGGCAGTATTTATGTTCATTTGGATTACAGAATGGTGCATTACGTGAAATTAATTATGGACGAAATATTTGGAGAAGAAAATTTTAGAAATGAGATTATTTGGAATAAAGGCTTTAGGGGCACAGAATCAAAAAATATTTACCAGCACGCTCACGATGTTATTTTATGGTATTCAAAAAGTAAAAATTATGTTTGGAACGATGTGTGGCAGCCTTATAGAGATACTGATATGAATAGATACAATAAAATAGATGAAGAGGGTAATAAATATGCTCAAATAAAAAGGAGAAAAACAGATGGAACAATCTACTATGGGAAAACTTATCCAAAAACGGAGGGTAAAAGAATTGATGATGTTATTAATCATGTAGCGATAATGGCCTCTACCTCCGGAGAACGCACAGGTTTTGAGACGCAAAAACCTGAAGATTTATTAGAAATATTTATCAAAGCCTCAACTAATTTTGACGATTTAATTCTTGATTGTTTTATTGGATCTGGCACAACTGTTAGGGTTGCGCAGAAACTTGGTAGACGCTGGATTGGCTGCGATATTAACAAAGGAGCAATACAACTTACCGCACAAGGCATATCTAAAATAATCAGGGAACAATTAGAAAAAGATAAAAATTTGAAATTAATTCAAGATAATAAAGTAAAAATTTATAGTTCTTTTGCAAATTATAAAGTAAATGATTATGAGTTTAAGCAATTCCAAAGCGAGGCTAAAGAATTGGCAGTAAAACACCTTGAAATTGAAAAAATGGGAACAGACAATTTTTTTGAGGGCAAACTAGGTAAAAGATTGGTCAAAATAATTGATTTTAATCATCCTCTAAACTTGATAGATTTAGAAAATATTAAAGACGAATTAAAGAAGAGGGATAATGAAGAAAGAAACATCACAATTGTAACTTATGGTCAGGAAATAAATACATATCTTTGGATAGAGGAATGGAATAAAAGAATGCCTGTAAATAAAATTGAAGTTGTTAATTTAAAAACGAATAAAGAAACTGGAGGATTTTTGATCTATGAGCCACCACAAGCTGATATAGAAATAAAAAGAATAAATAAGAATAAAGCAAAAATTAAAATTAATGATTTTATATCGCCAACAGTAATAAAAAGGTTTAATTTAGCAAAAACTTTACTTGATAAAGATATGCCGGATTTTAGAAGTATGATTGAATATGTGGCGGTTGATGTAAATTATAATGAAAAGTTCTTCCAAACTATATATATAGATATTCCTGAAAAACAAAAAGATTTAATAAAGGCTGATTATGATATTGATATACAAAACAAAAAAATAAAAATTGCCGTTAAAATAGTCGATGTTTTAGGTGGAGAATTATTGGTTTCAAAAGAGATATAA
- a CDS encoding site-specific integrase has product MSGNIRLRGKFYHYDFMIDGKRYKGSTKTSDKKLAEHIADTIKADLLRKKHDLPTTVDYIFEDLWKIYLDSQATALTTQKVKRWISKHFLPVFKNKKIAEINNDQIENYRLKRRLEILSMPKNIGKKESEVSFAYLNKEILILSNFFNFCIKKGYIDKNPCVGIKKLNELSRLKTLSDEDIGKLINGATNKLTKDLISFLIYTGCRKGEALNLKWDDVDLKNGVIAIKATKTRYDRRIPISAPLEAVLTGIERNQDCPYVFNRNGVKLTDFKRSFHTACRNAGLKDLHIHDLRHVFASALTMSDVSLYKTGILLGHRTPNMTQRYAHLKPEELKKEIEKAFGKKNEDKEEEIKREEYEKALEIIRKYEKSGGK; this is encoded by the coding sequence ATGTCCGGAAACATAAGGCTTAGAGGTAAATTTTACCATTACGACTTTATGATAGACGGCAAACGTTATAAAGGTTCTACCAAAACAAGCGACAAAAAGCTTGCCGAGCATATAGCGGATACGATTAAAGCGGATTTGCTCAGGAAAAAGCACGACTTGCCGACTACGGTAGATTATATTTTTGAAGACTTGTGGAAAATATATTTAGATTCGCAGGCAACAGCGTTAACCACTCAAAAAGTAAAAAGATGGATATCTAAACATTTTTTACCTGTTTTTAAGAATAAGAAAATTGCTGAAATCAATAACGACCAAATAGAAAATTATAGATTAAAAAGGCGACTTGAGATATTATCTATGCCTAAAAATATCGGCAAAAAAGAATCCGAAGTTTCATTTGCATATCTAAATAAAGAGATTTTAATTCTTTCAAATTTCTTTAACTTCTGTATCAAGAAAGGCTATATCGATAAGAACCCTTGCGTCGGCATTAAAAAACTAAACGAATTATCCCGCCTTAAAACATTATCCGACGAAGACATAGGGAAGCTCATTAACGGAGCTACGAATAAGCTTACAAAAGATTTAATATCTTTTTTGATATATACGGGTTGCCGCAAAGGCGAAGCTCTAAATCTTAAATGGGACGACGTGGACTTAAAGAACGGAGTTATTGCAATTAAGGCGACGAAGACCAGATACGACAGGCGTATCCCTATTTCCGCCCCATTGGAAGCCGTTTTAACCGGCATTGAAAGAAATCAAGACTGTCCATACGTATTTAATCGAAACGGAGTAAAATTGACGGATTTTAAACGTTCCTTTCATACCGCCTGCCGCAATGCCGGATTAAAAGATTTGCATATCCACGACTTAAGGCACGTATTTGCAAGCGCTCTTACCATGAGCGACGTATCACTTTATAAGACGGGAATACTCTTGGGACACCGGACGCCTAACATGACCCAGAGATACGCCCATTTAAAGCCCGAAGAGTTAAAAAAAGAGATAGAAAAGGCGTTCGGCAAGAAAAATGAAGATAAAGAGGAAGAAATCAAACGAGAAGAATACGAAAAAGCTTTGGAGATTATAAGGAAATACGAAAAAAGCGGCGGTAAATAA
- a CDS encoding bifunctional (p)ppGpp synthetase/guanosine-3',5'-bis(diphosphate) 3'-pyrophosphohydrolase codes for MSISNENLVTVNPSNDFSALNNIIELFRNNINTLDDVSIEEIHTEKFKLLKKAYTFSKKMHQGQKRVSGEPYLTHPIEVAAIVAGLRMDCASVVSALLHDTVEDTLTTIEDIKSEFGEEVAFIVDGLTKLGKLNFKTSEELEAENIRKMIVAMAKDIRVIVIKLADRLHNLRTLEVLSREKQIKIAQETLDIYAPLANRLGIFFIKSELEDLSLKYLNPQAYKDLSFKINKKKTEREKYIEKVTDILKEYLEKHNLKAEIYGRPKHFYSIYKKMMEQHVSFEDIYDLLALRIIVDNETECYESLGIVHSIWKPISGRIKDYIAMPKANLYRSLHTTVIGPEGMRVEIQIRTKEMHFIDEFGIAAHWKYKENIKEVEKEDIEQFNWLRQLVEYQRDMKDPHEFLDSVKIDLFQEEVYVFTPKGKVIALPKDSTPIDFAYYIHTEIGDKTTGAIVNGVMVPLKYKLSNGDIVEILTKEGHHPSNDWLKYAKSSKAISKIRNYVRQEDRELSIAAGKENLEKEFKKLENKSLDFKELLFLTMQKLSLKTEEELFAAIGYGKYSPQYIFSLAIPNYKKTDKLSLITKTTGNVINKIIQKIKPSSTSNDAVVSSLGDGLLYKLAGCCRPIPGDDIVGFISRGRGVIVHKTDCRNIIGIDESRLISVNWKETSKNKSNLSKAELFETKIRIITDDKKGVLANIASLISAREANISKAQVRTLIDGRAVHLFDIEVRDNKQAESIIDGIKSIKGVIKVNRVT; via the coding sequence ATGAGTATTTCAAACGAAAACCTTGTAACGGTTAATCCCTCCAACGATTTCAGCGCCTTAAACAATATAATAGAGCTTTTTAGGAATAATATAAATACTCTTGACGACGTAAGCATAGAAGAAATTCATACCGAAAAGTTCAAACTGCTCAAAAAGGCTTATACATTTTCCAAAAAAATGCATCAGGGGCAAAAAAGAGTGTCCGGCGAGCCTTACCTTACCCATCCGATCGAAGTTGCCGCTATAGTTGCGGGTTTAAGGATGGATTGTGCTTCCGTAGTTTCCGCTCTTTTGCACGATACCGTAGAAGATACTTTAACGACGATAGAAGATATCAAATCCGAATTCGGCGAAGAAGTCGCTTTTATAGTCGACGGATTGACTAAGTTGGGCAAACTGAACTTTAAAACCTCTGAAGAACTTGAAGCCGAAAATATCAGAAAAATGATAGTCGCAATGGCTAAGGATATAAGGGTTATAGTTATAAAATTAGCCGACAGGCTTCATAATTTGCGAACCCTGGAAGTTCTTTCGAGAGAAAAACAGATTAAAATAGCGCAGGAAACCTTAGATATTTATGCACCTTTAGCTAACAGACTTGGAATATTTTTTATAAAAAGCGAACTGGAAGACCTTTCTCTTAAATATTTAAATCCACAGGCATACAAAGATTTATCTTTCAAAATAAATAAAAAAAAGACGGAAAGAGAGAAGTATATAGAAAAAGTTACGGATATTCTTAAGGAATATTTAGAAAAACATAATTTAAAAGCTGAAATATACGGAAGGCCAAAGCATTTTTACAGCATTTACAAAAAGATGATGGAACAGCACGTCAGCTTTGAGGATATTTATGATTTACTGGCGCTTAGAATCATAGTGGATAACGAAACCGAGTGCTATGAATCGCTGGGCATAGTTCACTCAATCTGGAAACCTATTTCCGGAAGGATTAAGGATTATATCGCCATGCCTAAGGCAAATCTATACCGCTCATTACATACGACGGTAATAGGTCCGGAAGGTATGAGGGTGGAAATTCAAATCAGGACTAAAGAGATGCATTTTATAGACGAGTTCGGCATAGCTGCACATTGGAAATATAAAGAAAACATAAAAGAAGTTGAAAAAGAAGACATAGAGCAGTTTAACTGGTTAAGACAGCTTGTGGAATATCAAAGAGATATGAAAGATCCGCATGAATTTTTGGACAGCGTAAAAATAGATCTTTTTCAGGAAGAAGTTTATGTTTTTACGCCGAAAGGAAAAGTTATAGCGTTGCCGAAAGATTCTACGCCCATAGATTTTGCTTACTACATACATACCGAAATAGGCGACAAAACTACCGGAGCTATAGTAAACGGCGTTATGGTGCCTCTTAAATATAAACTTTCAAACGGCGATATAGTAGAAATTTTAACGAAAGAAGGACATCATCCTTCAAACGACTGGTTAAAATATGCAAAGTCTTCAAAAGCCATATCTAAAATAAGAAATTACGTCAGGCAGGAGGATAGAGAATTAAGTATTGCCGCCGGCAAAGAAAATTTAGAAAAGGAATTTAAAAAATTAGAAAATAAATCCTTAGACTTTAAGGAATTATTATTTTTAACGATGCAGAAACTTTCGTTAAAAACTGAAGAAGAACTGTTTGCAGCCATAGGTTATGGCAAATATTCCCCTCAATATATATTTTCTTTAGCCATACCAAATTATAAAAAGACGGACAAATTATCTTTAATTACAAAAACGACCGGAAACGTAATTAATAAAATTATTCAAAAAATTAAGCCAAGTTCGACTAGCAACGATGCTGTAGTTTCTTCGCTGGGAGACGGCCTTCTTTATAAGCTTGCCGGATGCTGCCGTCCTATACCTGGGGATGATATAGTAGGATTTATTTCAAGGGGCAGGGGAGTTATAGTTCATAAAACAGACTGCAGAAATATAATAGGAATAGACGAAAGCAGGCTTATAAGCGTTAATTGGAAAGAAACTTCCAAAAATAAATCAAATTTATCCAAAGCAGAGTTGTTTGAAACAAAAATAAGGATTATAACCGACGATAAAAAAGGCGTTTTAGCCAATATAGCATCTTTGATATCTGCCAGAGAGGCTAATATATCAAAAGCGCAGGTCAGAACTCTTATAGACGGAAGAGCGGTTCATTTGTTCGATATCGAAGTGAGAGACAACAAACAGGCGGAATCTATTATTGACGGTATTAAATCTATTAAAGGAGTAATAAAGGTCAACAGGGTAACTTAA